From the genome of Mycteria americana isolate JAX WOST 10 ecotype Jacksonville Zoo and Gardens chromosome 12, USCA_MyAme_1.0, whole genome shotgun sequence, one region includes:
- the NUBP2 gene encoding cytosolic Fe-S cluster assembly factor NUBP2, whose translation MEEAAGERSNLAGVRHILLVLSGKGGVGKSTISTELALSLRHSGKKVGILDVDLCGPSIPRMFRVQDNDVHQCDSGWVPVFVDQDKSISLMSIGFLLEKPDDAVVWRGPKKNALIKQFVADVAWGDLDFLIVDTPPGTSDEHISTVEALRPYKPLGAILVTTPQAVSVGDVRRELTFCKKTGLRVLGIVENMSGFVCPHCSECTNIFSKGGGEELAKHAGVPFLGCVPLDPQLSQSLEEGRDFIQEFPKSSAFPALAHIAQQILDGTSQPSS comes from the exons ATGGAGGAGGCGGCAGGGG AGAGAAGCAACCTGGCCGGGGTGCGGCACATCCTGCTGGTGCTCTCCGGGAAGGGCGGGGTGGGGAAGAGCACCATCTCCACCGAGCTGGCTCTGTCGCTGCGGCACTCTGGGAAGAAG GTGGGGATCCTGGACGTGGACCTGTGTGGCCCCAGCATACCCCGCATGTTCAGGGTGCAGGACAATGACGTGCACCAGTGCGACAGCGGCTGGGTCCCCGTCTTTGTGGACCAAGACAAGAGCATTTCGCTCATGTCCATCGGCTTCCTGCTGGAGAAGCCGGATGATGCCGTGGTGTGGAGAGGACCCAAGAAAAACG CTTTGATTAAACAGTTTGTTGCTGATGTGGCCTGGGGGGACCTGGACTTCCTCATCGTGGACACACCACCGGGCACGTCTGACGAGCACATCTCCACGGTGGAGGCCTTGCGGCCCTACAAGCCACTTGGAGCAATCCTGGTCACAACGCCCCAG GCTGTGTCTGTAGGAGATGTAAGGCGAGAGCTGACTTTCTGTAAGAAGACGGGCTTACGAGTTCTCGGCATCGTGGAGAACATGAGCGGCTTTGTCTGCCCACACTGTTCG GAGTGCACAAACATCTTTTCCAAAGGGGGAGGTGAAGAGCTGGCCAAGCACGCTGGGGTCCCCTTCCTAG GCTGTGTTCCCCTGGACCCCCAACTCAGCCAGAGCTTGGAGGAAGGCAGAGACTTCATCCAAGAGTTTCCCAagagctctgctttccctgccttgGCTCACATCGCCCAGCAGATCTTGGATGGTACATCACAGCCGAGCTCCTGA
- the SPSB3 gene encoding SPRY domain-containing SOCS box protein 3 isoform X3 has product MEPARTMADLIRTSTDAYLSRNSMARRTRSSRAWHFVLSGVRREADTRVVALATGARGWGYDSDGQHSDSDSEPEFSSLSPSIPSAIPVTGESYCNCENQSEAPYCSSLHALHRVKDCQCGEEDEYFDWVWDDLNKSTATLLTCDNRKVNFHMEYSCGTAAIRGNKELADGQHFWEIKMTSPVYGTDMMVGIGTSDVNLDKYRHTFCSLLGKDEDSWGLSYTGLLHHKGDKTNFSSRFGQGSIIGVHLDTWHGTLTFFKNRKCIGVAATKLQNKKFYPMVCSTAAKSSMKVIRSCASCTSLQYLCCYRLRQLLPDYVDTLEVLPLPPGLKQVLHNKLGWVLSMNYSTSKPSSSSSSGSDSDSSCGSDAEACQRKRCRRT; this is encoded by the exons ATGGAGCCCGCACGCACCATGGCGGACCTCATCCGCACCTCCACCGACG CTTACCTCTCTCGGAACAGCATGGCACGACGCACGCGGAGCAGCAGGGCCTGGCACTTTGTCCTGAGTGGGGTGCGGCGTGAGGCAGACACCCGGGTGGTCGCCTTGGCCACCGGTGCGCGTGGCTGGGGCTACGACTCCGATGGGCAG CACAGCGACTCGGATTCGGAGCCAgagttttcctccctctctccttccatcCCGAGCGCCATCCCGGTGACCGGAGAGTCCTACTGCAACTGCGAGAACCAGAGCGAAGCGCCCTACTGCTCCAGCCTGCACGCCCTCCACCGCGTCAAGGACTGCCAGTGCGGCGAGGAGGATGAGT ATTTCGACTGGGTGTGGGATGACCTGAATAAGTCGACGGCCACCTTGCTGACCTGCGACAACCGCAAGGTGAACTTCCACATGGAGTACAGCTGTGGCACCGCCGCCATCCGGGGGAACAAAGAGCTGGCAGACGGGCAGCACTTCTGGGAGATCAAGATGACCTCGCCGGTGTACGGCACAGACATG ATGGTGGGAATTGGGACGTCGGATGTGAATCTGGACAAGTACCGCCACACCTTCTGTAGCCTGCTGGGCAAGGACGAGGACAGCTGGGGACTCTCCTACACAG gacTACTGCATCACAAGGGAGACAAAACAAACTTCTCTTCGAGGTTTGGCCAAGGCTCCATCATCGGGGTGCATTTGGACACGTGGCACGGGACGCTCACGTTCTTCAAAAACCGCAAGTGCATAG GGGTTGCAGCTACGAAGCTGCAGAACAAGAAGTTTTACCCCATGGTGTGCTCCACGGCGGCCAAGAGCAGCATGAAGGTGATCCGCTCCTGCGCCAGCTGCACATCCCTCCAGTATCTCTGCTGTTACCGCCTGCGCCAGCTCCTGCCCGACTACGTGGACACACTGGAGGTGCTGCCATTGCCACCGGGACTCAAGCAGGTGCTACACAACAAACTGGGGTGGGTCTTGAGCATGAACTATAGCACGTCgaagccttcctcctcctcctcatcggGAAGCGACTCAGACAGCTCCTGTGGCTCAGATGCAGAGGCCTGCCAGAGGAAGAGGTGTAGGAGGACATAA
- the SPSB3 gene encoding SPRY domain-containing SOCS box protein 3 isoform X1, whose protein sequence is MSREGKVAYLSRNSMARRTRSSRAWHFVLSGVRREADTRVVALATGARGWGYDSDGQHSDSDSEPEFSSLSPSIPSAIPVTGESYCNCENQSEAPYCSSLHALHRVKDCQCGEEDEYFDWVWDDLNKSTATLLTCDNRKVNFHMEYSCGTAAIRGNKELADGQHFWEIKMTSPVYGTDMMVGIGTSDVNLDKYRHTFCSLLGKDEDSWGLSYTGLLHHKGDKTNFSSRFGQGSIIGVHLDTWHGTLTFFKNRKCIGVAATKLQNKKFYPMVCSTAAKSSMKVIRSCASCTSLQYLCCYRLRQLLPDYVDTLEVLPLPPGLKQVLHNKLGWVLSMNYSTSKPSSSSSSGSDSDSSCGSDAEACQRKRCRRT, encoded by the exons ATGTCCCGGGAGGGGAAAGTAG CTTACCTCTCTCGGAACAGCATGGCACGACGCACGCGGAGCAGCAGGGCCTGGCACTTTGTCCTGAGTGGGGTGCGGCGTGAGGCAGACACCCGGGTGGTCGCCTTGGCCACCGGTGCGCGTGGCTGGGGCTACGACTCCGATGGGCAG CACAGCGACTCGGATTCGGAGCCAgagttttcctccctctctccttccatcCCGAGCGCCATCCCGGTGACCGGAGAGTCCTACTGCAACTGCGAGAACCAGAGCGAAGCGCCCTACTGCTCCAGCCTGCACGCCCTCCACCGCGTCAAGGACTGCCAGTGCGGCGAGGAGGATGAGT ATTTCGACTGGGTGTGGGATGACCTGAATAAGTCGACGGCCACCTTGCTGACCTGCGACAACCGCAAGGTGAACTTCCACATGGAGTACAGCTGTGGCACCGCCGCCATCCGGGGGAACAAAGAGCTGGCAGACGGGCAGCACTTCTGGGAGATCAAGATGACCTCGCCGGTGTACGGCACAGACATG ATGGTGGGAATTGGGACGTCGGATGTGAATCTGGACAAGTACCGCCACACCTTCTGTAGCCTGCTGGGCAAGGACGAGGACAGCTGGGGACTCTCCTACACAG gacTACTGCATCACAAGGGAGACAAAACAAACTTCTCTTCGAGGTTTGGCCAAGGCTCCATCATCGGGGTGCATTTGGACACGTGGCACGGGACGCTCACGTTCTTCAAAAACCGCAAGTGCATAG GGGTTGCAGCTACGAAGCTGCAGAACAAGAAGTTTTACCCCATGGTGTGCTCCACGGCGGCCAAGAGCAGCATGAAGGTGATCCGCTCCTGCGCCAGCTGCACATCCCTCCAGTATCTCTGCTGTTACCGCCTGCGCCAGCTCCTGCCCGACTACGTGGACACACTGGAGGTGCTGCCATTGCCACCGGGACTCAAGCAGGTGCTACACAACAAACTGGGGTGGGTCTTGAGCATGAACTATAGCACGTCgaagccttcctcctcctcctcatcggGAAGCGACTCAGACAGCTCCTGTGGCTCAGATGCAGAGGCCTGCCAGAGGAAGAGGTGTAGGAGGACATAA
- the SPSB3 gene encoding SPRY domain-containing SOCS box protein 3 isoform X2, which yields MARRTRSSRAWHFVLSGVRREADTRVVALATGARGWGYDSDGQHSDSDSEPEFSSLSPSIPSAIPVTGESYCNCENQSEAPYCSSLHALHRVKDCQCGEEDEYFDWVWDDLNKSTATLLTCDNRKVNFHMEYSCGTAAIRGNKELADGQHFWEIKMTSPVYGTDMMVGIGTSDVNLDKYRHTFCSLLGKDEDSWGLSYTGLLHHKGDKTNFSSRFGQGSIIGVHLDTWHGTLTFFKNRKCIGVAATKLQNKKFYPMVCSTAAKSSMKVIRSCASCTSLQYLCCYRLRQLLPDYVDTLEVLPLPPGLKQVLHNKLGWVLSMNYSTSKPSSSSSSGSDSDSSCGSDAEACQRKRCRRT from the exons ATGGCACGACGCACGCGGAGCAGCAGGGCCTGGCACTTTGTCCTGAGTGGGGTGCGGCGTGAGGCAGACACCCGGGTGGTCGCCTTGGCCACCGGTGCGCGTGGCTGGGGCTACGACTCCGATGGGCAG CACAGCGACTCGGATTCGGAGCCAgagttttcctccctctctccttccatcCCGAGCGCCATCCCGGTGACCGGAGAGTCCTACTGCAACTGCGAGAACCAGAGCGAAGCGCCCTACTGCTCCAGCCTGCACGCCCTCCACCGCGTCAAGGACTGCCAGTGCGGCGAGGAGGATGAGT ATTTCGACTGGGTGTGGGATGACCTGAATAAGTCGACGGCCACCTTGCTGACCTGCGACAACCGCAAGGTGAACTTCCACATGGAGTACAGCTGTGGCACCGCCGCCATCCGGGGGAACAAAGAGCTGGCAGACGGGCAGCACTTCTGGGAGATCAAGATGACCTCGCCGGTGTACGGCACAGACATG ATGGTGGGAATTGGGACGTCGGATGTGAATCTGGACAAGTACCGCCACACCTTCTGTAGCCTGCTGGGCAAGGACGAGGACAGCTGGGGACTCTCCTACACAG gacTACTGCATCACAAGGGAGACAAAACAAACTTCTCTTCGAGGTTTGGCCAAGGCTCCATCATCGGGGTGCATTTGGACACGTGGCACGGGACGCTCACGTTCTTCAAAAACCGCAAGTGCATAG GGGTTGCAGCTACGAAGCTGCAGAACAAGAAGTTTTACCCCATGGTGTGCTCCACGGCGGCCAAGAGCAGCATGAAGGTGATCCGCTCCTGCGCCAGCTGCACATCCCTCCAGTATCTCTGCTGTTACCGCCTGCGCCAGCTCCTGCCCGACTACGTGGACACACTGGAGGTGCTGCCATTGCCACCGGGACTCAAGCAGGTGCTACACAACAAACTGGGGTGGGTCTTGAGCATGAACTATAGCACGTCgaagccttcctcctcctcctcatcggGAAGCGACTCAGACAGCTCCTGTGGCTCAGATGCAGAGGCCTGCCAGAGGAAGAGGTGTAGGAGGACATAA